Proteins encoded together in one Impatiens glandulifera chromosome 1, dImpGla2.1, whole genome shotgun sequence window:
- the LOC124919224 gene encoding chromatin-remodeling ATPase INO80-like isoform X1 — protein sequence MDSNSQSNSSYTLSNLFNLQPLMQFQLPQRDDDLDYYGNNCQDESIDSQGGIMANHTNGSVSDKIRKSKKKRRTGHGSSEDDEDGSYNVHITEEHYRSMLCDHIQKYKRKHNNFSSSSVSDQIGMSAVRVSSRVRKFGNDQHRELPDIEPSSDFLNDISRRRFTTPNGIDRSFSNPSYLDIDDDITYTIYPPFEEMAALSKMPSVNDMRIEEDYLKGTLDLGSLARLMANNMSYESSSHHGMSDPNRQFESLHARLQEQAVSNAGQKFQLKVIDIGPDSSIPEGAAGRIRRSILSEGGLLQVYYVKVLEKGDTYEIIERSLPKKLKSKKDPSIIEKEEIEKTARSWVNIARRDILKHHKLFTSFHRKQLADAKKFSEICQREVKMKVSRTLKLSRSAAIRTRKLSRDMLVLWKRVDKEMMEVRRREEKEAAEALKRDLELREAKRQQQRLNFLLSQTELYSHFMQNKPTVQASEALDKADEKLDEQEILPTSSEPTTGEEEDAEEAELKREALRAAQEAVSKQKKFTSDFDSECSRFRQDGADPDSDQQDMSVEESNNMDLLHPSTMPVTSTVQTPDLFKGSLKEYQLKGLQWLVNCYEQGLNGILADEMGLGKTIQAMAFLAHLAEEKNIWGPFLVVAPASVLNNWADEISRFCPDLKTLPYWGGLPERMILRKNMIPKRLYRRDAGFHILITSYQLLVADEKYFRRIKWQYMVLDEAQAIKSANSIRWKTLLSFNCRNRLLLTGTPVQNNMAELWALLHFIMPTLFDSHEQFNEWFSKGIESHAEHGGTLNEHQLNRLHAILKPFMLRRVKKDVVSELTTKKEITVHCKLSSRQQAFYQAIKNKISLSELFDSNRGHLNDKRIMTLMNIVIQLRKVCNHPELFERNEGSSYFYFGEAANSLSHPPFGELEDIYYSGARNLISYKMPKLVYKDIIQGSTKAHSSEVRHGINKGLFLKHFNIFSPENVYHSQRGSTFDEWSARSGSFGFARLIDLSPAEVAFLATGSFMERLLFSIARWECPSLDGIVDFLMEDVHNDAQEIQLEREKVRVVTKMLLLPSRPRTNLFRSRPATGSAEAPLEALVMSDEDRVLYNVRLLQSVYSFIPKTRAPPIGAHCSDRNFAYQMTEELQNPWIKRLFIGFARTSGFNGPRKPGCPHHLIEEIDSAVSVSQPALQLTHKIFGSSPPMRSFDPARMLTDSGKLQTLDILLKRLKSENHRVLLFAQMTKMLNILEDYMNYRKYRYLRLDGSSTIMDRRDMVRDFQHRNDIFVFLLSTRAGGLGINLTAADTVIFYESDWNPTLDLQAMDRAHRLGQTKDVTVYRLICKETVEEKILQRASQKNTVQQLVMTGGHVQGELLAPEDVVSLLIDDPQLEQKLKEIPLQARDRQGRKGGTKGILVNADGDASFEDVTNGEHVNGSESGSHETEKTKTNNKKRKAAGNNQNKNPKQRPPKVPKRTDSVSPDNDMTVEAELEQQKKPKRAKRATKSVNETIEPAFTATSSLLLASEQAEDAATLGGEFQLR from the exons ATGGACTCCAATAGCCAGTCGAACAGTTCCTATACGCTTTCAAATCTCTTCAATCTTCAG CCTCTTATGCAATTTCAACTTCCACAACGAGATGACGATTTGGACTATTACGGGAATAATTGTCAGGACGAGAGCATAGATAGCCAGG GTGGAATAATGGCGAACCACACTAATGGAAGTGTATCGGATAAAATACGTAAatcaaagaagaagagaaggactGGACATGGTAGTAGCGAGGATGATGAGGATGGTAGCTACAATGTGCATATTACAGAGGAGCATTATCGATCAATGCTTTGTGACCACATCCAGAAGTATAAGAGGAAACACAATAATTTCTCATCAAGTTCTGTATCTGATCAAATAGGGATGTCAGCCGTGAGAGTTAGTTCCAGAGTTCGGAAATTTGGTAATGATCAGCACAGAGAGCTTCCTGATATTGAGCCATCATCTGATTTTCTCAATGATATTAGTCGTCGAAGGTTTACTACGCCAAATGGCATTGACAG GAGTTTTTCAAATCCTTCTTACTTGGATATTGACGATGACATCACTTACACAATATATCCACCTTTTGAGGAAATGGCAGCATTAAGCAAAATGCCCAGTGTGAATGATATGCGGATTGAAGAAGATTATTTAAAGGGTACCCTTGATCTGGGGTCCTTGGCTAGACTGATGGCAAATAATATGAGTTATGAATCTAGCAGCCATCATGGGATGTCGGATCCTAACCGACAATTTGAATCACTTCATGCGAGATTGCAAGAACAAGCTGTAAGTAATGCAGGACAGAAATTCCAATTGAAAGTGATTGATATTGGACCAGATTCATCCATTCCTGAGGGAGCAGCAGGAAGAATACGGAGGTCTATATTATCTGAAGGTGGGTTACTACAGGTCTACTATGTGAAGGTGTTGGAGAAAGGAGACACATATGAG ATTATTGAACGCAGTCTACCAAAGAAGCTAAAGTCGAAGAAAGATCCTTCTATAATTGAGAAAGAAGAAATAGAGAAGACTGCAAGAAGTTGGGTAAATATTGCGAGGAGAGATATACTGAAGCACCACAAGCTCTTCACATCTTTCCACAGAAAGCAATTAGCTGATGCAAAAAAGTTTTCTGAAATCTGTCAAAGAGAG GTGAAAATGAAGGTTAGTAGAACTCTGAAACTGAGTAGGAGTGCTGCTATCAGAACCAGGAAACTGTCGAGAGACATGCTTGTGTTATGGAAGCGAGTAGACAAAGAGATG ATGGAAGTGcgaagaagagaagagaaagaagctGCAGAAGCACTCAAGCGTGACCTGGAGCTCCGTGAGGCAAAGAGGCAGCAGCAAAGACTAAATTTTCTTTTGTCACAGACAGAATTATACAGTCATTTTATGCAGAATAAGCCAACAGTCCAGGCTTCTGAAGCTCTGGATAAGGCCGACGAGAAATTGGATGAGCAAGAAATACTTCCGACTTCTTCAGAACCTACTACCGGAGAGGAAGAAGATGCGGAAGAGGCTGAGCTTAAAAGGGAGGCTCTAAGAGCTGCTCAAGAGGCAGTCTCCAAGCAGAAAAAATTCACCAGTGATTTTGATAGTGAGTGTTCAAGATTCCGACAAGATGGTGCTGATCCAGATAGTGATCAACAGGATATGTCAGTGGAAGAATCTAATAATATGGATCTATTGCATCC CTCAACCATGCCAGTGACCTCAACAGTGCAAACACCAGATCTGTTTAAAGGTTCATTAAAGGAATATCAGCTGAAAGGACTACAGTGGTTAGTAAATTGTTATGAGCAG GGCTTGAATGGCATTCTTGCTGATGAAATGGGTCTGGGAAAGACTATCCAAGCAATGGCTTTCTTAGCTCACTTGGCTGAA GAAAAGAATATATGGGGTCCTTTCCTGGTTGTCGCTCCTGCTTCAGTACTGAACAATTGGGCAGATGAAATTAGTCGATTTTGCCCTGATCTGAAAACTCTTCCCTATTGGGGTGGACTGCCGGAGAGGATGATACTTAGAAAAAACATGATCCCAAAGCGTCTTTACCGAAG GGATGCTGGATTTCACATTCTCATTACTAGCTACCAGTTGCTAGTGGCAGATGAAAAATACTTTAGGCGTATAAAATGGCAATATATGGTACTGGACGAAGCACAAGCTATCAAAAGTGCTAACAG TATAAGATGGAAGACTCTGCTCAGTTTTAACTGTCGAAATCGCTTGCTTCTGACTGGCACACCAGTCCAGAATAACATGGCAGAGTTATGGGCTCTGTTACATTTCATCATGCCTACATTATTTGACAGCCATGAACAGTTCAATGAGTGGTTTTCAAAAGG AATAGAGAGTCATGCAGAGCATGGGGGTACTTTAAATGAGCACCAGCTTAACAGATTG CATGCCATCTTAAAGCCTTTCATGCTACGCCGAGTTAAAAAAGATGTGGTTTCTGAGTTGACTACCAAAAAAGAAATCACTGTGCATTGCAAGTTGAGTTCTCGCCAGCAGGCTTTCTATCAAGCAATAAAGAATAAGATCTCTCTTTCTGAGTTGTTTGACAGTAACCGTGGACATCTAAATGATAAAAGAATTATGACCTTAATGAATATTGTCATTCAACTGAGAAAG GTTTGTAATCATCCGGAgttatttgaaagaaatgaaggcAGCTCATACTTTTATTTTGGAGAAGCTGCAAATTCTCTTTCACATCCCCCATTTGGTGAATTGGAGGACATATACTACTCTGGTGCTCGAAACCTTATCTCTTACAAG ATGCCAAAACTTGTATACAAAGACATTATCCAAGGATCCACCAAAGCGCATTCTTCTGAAGTTAGACATGGTATCAATAAAGGATTGTTTTTGAAGCATTTCAACATTTTTTCCCCAGAGAATGTCTATCATTCTCAACGGGGTTCTACCTTTGATGAGTGGTCTGCTAGAAGTGGATCTTTTGGATTTGCTCGTTTGATTGATTTGTCGCCTGCGGAAGTGGCATTTCTGGCAACAGGTTCTTTTATGGAGAGGCTATTGTTTTCAATTGCGAGATGGGAATGTCCTTCTCTAGATGGTATAGTTGATTTTCTTATGGAAGATGTGCATAATGATGCTCAAGAAATCCAActtgagagagagaaagtgagaGTAGTCACAAAGATGTTGCTGCTTCCATCAAGACCCCGAACTAATCTCTTTAGGTCAAGACCTGCAACAGGTTCTGCTGAGGCTCCCTTGGAGGCTTTAGTCATGTCAGATGAGGATAGAGTTCTATATAATGTCAGACTACTACAATCAGTGTACAGTTTCATTCCAAAAACCAGAGCACCTCCT ATTGGTGCCCATTGCTCCGATAGAAACTTTGCATATCAAATGACTGAAGAACTCCAGAATCCTTGGATTAAGAGACTCTTCATTGGATTTGCCCGAACATCTGGATTTAATGGTCCCAGAAAACCAGGTTGTCCACACCATCTCATTGAAGAGATAGACTCTGCTGTATCAGTTTCTCAGCCTGCCCTACAGCTGACCCATAAGATCTTCGGCTCAAGTCCACCCATGAGAAGCTTTGATCCGGCGAGAATGCTTACT GATTCTGGGAAGCTTCAAACACTGGATATATTGTTGAAACGCTTGAAATCGGAAAATCACCGAGTTCTTCTATTTGCACAGATGACAAAAATGTTGAATATTCTGGAG GACTACATGAATTATCGGAAATATAGATATCTGAGACTAGACGGTTCCTCTACTATAATGGACCGTCGGGACATGGTCAGAGATTTCCAACATAG GAATGATATCTTCGTCTTTTTGCTGAGTACGAGAGCTGGTGGTCTGGGTATTAATTTGACAGCTGCAGATACAGTCATTTTCTATGAAAGTGACTGGAACCCGACTCTTGATTTGCAGGCTATGGATAGAGCTCATCGGCTGGGTCAGACTAAAgat GTTACTGTCTATCGTTTGATATGCAAAGAGACAGTGGAAGAGAAGATATTGCAAAGGGCAAGCCAGAAGAATACTGTACAACAGCTTGTCATGACAGGAGGTCATGTTCAAGGGGAATTGTTGGCTCCAGAAGATGTTGTTTCCTTGCTCATAGATGATCCCCAGTTGGAGCAGAAACTAAAAGAGATCCCACTACAG GCTAGGGATAGACAAGGGAGAAAGGGTGGAACAAAAGGCATTCTCGTAAATGCTGATGGTGATGCTTCCTTCGAAGATGTTACAAATGGAGAACATGTGAATGGTTCTGAGTCAGGATCTCATGAAACGGAGAAAACCAAGACCAATAATAAAAAG AGAAAGGCCGCAGgtaacaatcaaaataaaaatccaaaacaGAGACCACCCAAGGTTCCAAAACGGACAGATTCTGTCTCCCCAGATAATGATATGACAGTGGAAGCCGAGTTAGAACAACAAAAGAAACCGAAAAGGGCAAAGAGGGCAACGAAAAGTGTAAATGAAACTATCGAACCCGCATTTACTGCTACTTCCAGTTTATTACTAGCTTCTGAGCAAGCAGAAGATGCTGCTACACTTGGGGGTGAGTTTCAGTTAAGGTAA
- the LOC124919224 gene encoding chromatin-remodeling ATPase INO80-like isoform X2, with the protein MQFQLPQRDDDLDYYGNNCQDESIDSQGGIMANHTNGSVSDKIRKSKKKRRTGHGSSEDDEDGSYNVHITEEHYRSMLCDHIQKYKRKHNNFSSSSVSDQIGMSAVRVSSRVRKFGNDQHRELPDIEPSSDFLNDISRRRFTTPNGIDRSFSNPSYLDIDDDITYTIYPPFEEMAALSKMPSVNDMRIEEDYLKGTLDLGSLARLMANNMSYESSSHHGMSDPNRQFESLHARLQEQAVSNAGQKFQLKVIDIGPDSSIPEGAAGRIRRSILSEGGLLQVYYVKVLEKGDTYEIIERSLPKKLKSKKDPSIIEKEEIEKTARSWVNIARRDILKHHKLFTSFHRKQLADAKKFSEICQREVKMKVSRTLKLSRSAAIRTRKLSRDMLVLWKRVDKEMMEVRRREEKEAAEALKRDLELREAKRQQQRLNFLLSQTELYSHFMQNKPTVQASEALDKADEKLDEQEILPTSSEPTTGEEEDAEEAELKREALRAAQEAVSKQKKFTSDFDSECSRFRQDGADPDSDQQDMSVEESNNMDLLHPSTMPVTSTVQTPDLFKGSLKEYQLKGLQWLVNCYEQGLNGILADEMGLGKTIQAMAFLAHLAEEKNIWGPFLVVAPASVLNNWADEISRFCPDLKTLPYWGGLPERMILRKNMIPKRLYRRDAGFHILITSYQLLVADEKYFRRIKWQYMVLDEAQAIKSANSIRWKTLLSFNCRNRLLLTGTPVQNNMAELWALLHFIMPTLFDSHEQFNEWFSKGIESHAEHGGTLNEHQLNRLHAILKPFMLRRVKKDVVSELTTKKEITVHCKLSSRQQAFYQAIKNKISLSELFDSNRGHLNDKRIMTLMNIVIQLRKVCNHPELFERNEGSSYFYFGEAANSLSHPPFGELEDIYYSGARNLISYKMPKLVYKDIIQGSTKAHSSEVRHGINKGLFLKHFNIFSPENVYHSQRGSTFDEWSARSGSFGFARLIDLSPAEVAFLATGSFMERLLFSIARWECPSLDGIVDFLMEDVHNDAQEIQLEREKVRVVTKMLLLPSRPRTNLFRSRPATGSAEAPLEALVMSDEDRVLYNVRLLQSVYSFIPKTRAPPIGAHCSDRNFAYQMTEELQNPWIKRLFIGFARTSGFNGPRKPGCPHHLIEEIDSAVSVSQPALQLTHKIFGSSPPMRSFDPARMLTDSGKLQTLDILLKRLKSENHRVLLFAQMTKMLNILEDYMNYRKYRYLRLDGSSTIMDRRDMVRDFQHRNDIFVFLLSTRAGGLGINLTAADTVIFYESDWNPTLDLQAMDRAHRLGQTKDVTVYRLICKETVEEKILQRASQKNTVQQLVMTGGHVQGELLAPEDVVSLLIDDPQLEQKLKEIPLQARDRQGRKGGTKGILVNADGDASFEDVTNGEHVNGSESGSHETEKTKTNNKKRKAAGNNQNKNPKQRPPKVPKRTDSVSPDNDMTVEAELEQQKKPKRAKRATKSVNETIEPAFTATSSLLLASEQAEDAATLGGEFQLR; encoded by the exons ATGCAATTTCAACTTCCACAACGAGATGACGATTTGGACTATTACGGGAATAATTGTCAGGACGAGAGCATAGATAGCCAGG GTGGAATAATGGCGAACCACACTAATGGAAGTGTATCGGATAAAATACGTAAatcaaagaagaagagaaggactGGACATGGTAGTAGCGAGGATGATGAGGATGGTAGCTACAATGTGCATATTACAGAGGAGCATTATCGATCAATGCTTTGTGACCACATCCAGAAGTATAAGAGGAAACACAATAATTTCTCATCAAGTTCTGTATCTGATCAAATAGGGATGTCAGCCGTGAGAGTTAGTTCCAGAGTTCGGAAATTTGGTAATGATCAGCACAGAGAGCTTCCTGATATTGAGCCATCATCTGATTTTCTCAATGATATTAGTCGTCGAAGGTTTACTACGCCAAATGGCATTGACAG GAGTTTTTCAAATCCTTCTTACTTGGATATTGACGATGACATCACTTACACAATATATCCACCTTTTGAGGAAATGGCAGCATTAAGCAAAATGCCCAGTGTGAATGATATGCGGATTGAAGAAGATTATTTAAAGGGTACCCTTGATCTGGGGTCCTTGGCTAGACTGATGGCAAATAATATGAGTTATGAATCTAGCAGCCATCATGGGATGTCGGATCCTAACCGACAATTTGAATCACTTCATGCGAGATTGCAAGAACAAGCTGTAAGTAATGCAGGACAGAAATTCCAATTGAAAGTGATTGATATTGGACCAGATTCATCCATTCCTGAGGGAGCAGCAGGAAGAATACGGAGGTCTATATTATCTGAAGGTGGGTTACTACAGGTCTACTATGTGAAGGTGTTGGAGAAAGGAGACACATATGAG ATTATTGAACGCAGTCTACCAAAGAAGCTAAAGTCGAAGAAAGATCCTTCTATAATTGAGAAAGAAGAAATAGAGAAGACTGCAAGAAGTTGGGTAAATATTGCGAGGAGAGATATACTGAAGCACCACAAGCTCTTCACATCTTTCCACAGAAAGCAATTAGCTGATGCAAAAAAGTTTTCTGAAATCTGTCAAAGAGAG GTGAAAATGAAGGTTAGTAGAACTCTGAAACTGAGTAGGAGTGCTGCTATCAGAACCAGGAAACTGTCGAGAGACATGCTTGTGTTATGGAAGCGAGTAGACAAAGAGATG ATGGAAGTGcgaagaagagaagagaaagaagctGCAGAAGCACTCAAGCGTGACCTGGAGCTCCGTGAGGCAAAGAGGCAGCAGCAAAGACTAAATTTTCTTTTGTCACAGACAGAATTATACAGTCATTTTATGCAGAATAAGCCAACAGTCCAGGCTTCTGAAGCTCTGGATAAGGCCGACGAGAAATTGGATGAGCAAGAAATACTTCCGACTTCTTCAGAACCTACTACCGGAGAGGAAGAAGATGCGGAAGAGGCTGAGCTTAAAAGGGAGGCTCTAAGAGCTGCTCAAGAGGCAGTCTCCAAGCAGAAAAAATTCACCAGTGATTTTGATAGTGAGTGTTCAAGATTCCGACAAGATGGTGCTGATCCAGATAGTGATCAACAGGATATGTCAGTGGAAGAATCTAATAATATGGATCTATTGCATCC CTCAACCATGCCAGTGACCTCAACAGTGCAAACACCAGATCTGTTTAAAGGTTCATTAAAGGAATATCAGCTGAAAGGACTACAGTGGTTAGTAAATTGTTATGAGCAG GGCTTGAATGGCATTCTTGCTGATGAAATGGGTCTGGGAAAGACTATCCAAGCAATGGCTTTCTTAGCTCACTTGGCTGAA GAAAAGAATATATGGGGTCCTTTCCTGGTTGTCGCTCCTGCTTCAGTACTGAACAATTGGGCAGATGAAATTAGTCGATTTTGCCCTGATCTGAAAACTCTTCCCTATTGGGGTGGACTGCCGGAGAGGATGATACTTAGAAAAAACATGATCCCAAAGCGTCTTTACCGAAG GGATGCTGGATTTCACATTCTCATTACTAGCTACCAGTTGCTAGTGGCAGATGAAAAATACTTTAGGCGTATAAAATGGCAATATATGGTACTGGACGAAGCACAAGCTATCAAAAGTGCTAACAG TATAAGATGGAAGACTCTGCTCAGTTTTAACTGTCGAAATCGCTTGCTTCTGACTGGCACACCAGTCCAGAATAACATGGCAGAGTTATGGGCTCTGTTACATTTCATCATGCCTACATTATTTGACAGCCATGAACAGTTCAATGAGTGGTTTTCAAAAGG AATAGAGAGTCATGCAGAGCATGGGGGTACTTTAAATGAGCACCAGCTTAACAGATTG CATGCCATCTTAAAGCCTTTCATGCTACGCCGAGTTAAAAAAGATGTGGTTTCTGAGTTGACTACCAAAAAAGAAATCACTGTGCATTGCAAGTTGAGTTCTCGCCAGCAGGCTTTCTATCAAGCAATAAAGAATAAGATCTCTCTTTCTGAGTTGTTTGACAGTAACCGTGGACATCTAAATGATAAAAGAATTATGACCTTAATGAATATTGTCATTCAACTGAGAAAG GTTTGTAATCATCCGGAgttatttgaaagaaatgaaggcAGCTCATACTTTTATTTTGGAGAAGCTGCAAATTCTCTTTCACATCCCCCATTTGGTGAATTGGAGGACATATACTACTCTGGTGCTCGAAACCTTATCTCTTACAAG ATGCCAAAACTTGTATACAAAGACATTATCCAAGGATCCACCAAAGCGCATTCTTCTGAAGTTAGACATGGTATCAATAAAGGATTGTTTTTGAAGCATTTCAACATTTTTTCCCCAGAGAATGTCTATCATTCTCAACGGGGTTCTACCTTTGATGAGTGGTCTGCTAGAAGTGGATCTTTTGGATTTGCTCGTTTGATTGATTTGTCGCCTGCGGAAGTGGCATTTCTGGCAACAGGTTCTTTTATGGAGAGGCTATTGTTTTCAATTGCGAGATGGGAATGTCCTTCTCTAGATGGTATAGTTGATTTTCTTATGGAAGATGTGCATAATGATGCTCAAGAAATCCAActtgagagagagaaagtgagaGTAGTCACAAAGATGTTGCTGCTTCCATCAAGACCCCGAACTAATCTCTTTAGGTCAAGACCTGCAACAGGTTCTGCTGAGGCTCCCTTGGAGGCTTTAGTCATGTCAGATGAGGATAGAGTTCTATATAATGTCAGACTACTACAATCAGTGTACAGTTTCATTCCAAAAACCAGAGCACCTCCT ATTGGTGCCCATTGCTCCGATAGAAACTTTGCATATCAAATGACTGAAGAACTCCAGAATCCTTGGATTAAGAGACTCTTCATTGGATTTGCCCGAACATCTGGATTTAATGGTCCCAGAAAACCAGGTTGTCCACACCATCTCATTGAAGAGATAGACTCTGCTGTATCAGTTTCTCAGCCTGCCCTACAGCTGACCCATAAGATCTTCGGCTCAAGTCCACCCATGAGAAGCTTTGATCCGGCGAGAATGCTTACT GATTCTGGGAAGCTTCAAACACTGGATATATTGTTGAAACGCTTGAAATCGGAAAATCACCGAGTTCTTCTATTTGCACAGATGACAAAAATGTTGAATATTCTGGAG GACTACATGAATTATCGGAAATATAGATATCTGAGACTAGACGGTTCCTCTACTATAATGGACCGTCGGGACATGGTCAGAGATTTCCAACATAG GAATGATATCTTCGTCTTTTTGCTGAGTACGAGAGCTGGTGGTCTGGGTATTAATTTGACAGCTGCAGATACAGTCATTTTCTATGAAAGTGACTGGAACCCGACTCTTGATTTGCAGGCTATGGATAGAGCTCATCGGCTGGGTCAGACTAAAgat GTTACTGTCTATCGTTTGATATGCAAAGAGACAGTGGAAGAGAAGATATTGCAAAGGGCAAGCCAGAAGAATACTGTACAACAGCTTGTCATGACAGGAGGTCATGTTCAAGGGGAATTGTTGGCTCCAGAAGATGTTGTTTCCTTGCTCATAGATGATCCCCAGTTGGAGCAGAAACTAAAAGAGATCCCACTACAG GCTAGGGATAGACAAGGGAGAAAGGGTGGAACAAAAGGCATTCTCGTAAATGCTGATGGTGATGCTTCCTTCGAAGATGTTACAAATGGAGAACATGTGAATGGTTCTGAGTCAGGATCTCATGAAACGGAGAAAACCAAGACCAATAATAAAAAG AGAAAGGCCGCAGgtaacaatcaaaataaaaatccaaaacaGAGACCACCCAAGGTTCCAAAACGGACAGATTCTGTCTCCCCAGATAATGATATGACAGTGGAAGCCGAGTTAGAACAACAAAAGAAACCGAAAAGGGCAAAGAGGGCAACGAAAAGTGTAAATGAAACTATCGAACCCGCATTTACTGCTACTTCCAGTTTATTACTAGCTTCTGAGCAAGCAGAAGATGCTGCTACACTTGGGGGTGAGTTTCAGTTAAGGTAA